One Clarias gariepinus isolate MV-2021 ecotype Netherlands chromosome 5, CGAR_prim_01v2, whole genome shotgun sequence genomic region harbors:
- the LOC128524348 gene encoding zinc-binding protein A33-like, producing the protein MASNFSEEDLSCPVCIDIFKDPVLLCCSHSICKLCLQQYWETKRAKECPVCRKRSSRNNPPLNRALKNLCEIFLQERSQRSLSSERVCSLHNEELKLFCLDDQQLVCLACQHSRKHNNHKFCPIDEAVTDHKEQLKTTLNPLEKKLKILKDCKLNWSQTAEYIKIQAQHTERQIKEEFEKLHQFLRDEEASRIAALREEEEQKSQIMEEKVEKLSGEISSLSDTIRAIEEEMRAEDVSFLQKYKSTVKRAQCTLQHPEELSGALIHVAKHLANLKFRVWKKMQHTVQYTPVTLDPNTAHTKVIVSNDLTSVRFSDKKQERPDNPERFDGLQCILGSEGFNSGTHCWDVEVEDSTLWLVGVMTESALRKGDITSRSGLWYLRYNDSVFRARSTPQPSNILSVVCKPQRIRVHLDWDRGMLLFFDPVTNTHLHTFSHRFTEKILPILAVACKDFSLKILTIPCSVRVEC; encoded by the exons atggCATCTAATTTTTCAGAAGAGGATTTGTCCTGTCCTGTGTGCATTGACATCTTTAAGGATCCTGTCCTTCTATGTTGTAGTCACAGTATCTGTAAACTGTGTTTGCAGCAGTACTGGGAAACCAAACGAGCCAAAGAATGTCCAGTTTGTAGGAAAAGATCATCCAGGAACAATCCTCCCCTAAACCGGGCCTTAAAGAACCTGTGTGAGATTTTCTTACAGGAGAGAAGTCAGAGATCATTATCATCTGAACGAGTCTGCAGTCTGCACAATGAGGAACTCAAACTCTTCTGTCTGGATGATCAACAGCTGGTGTGTTTGGCGTGTCAGCATTCAAGAAAACACAACAACCACAAATTCTGCCCCATAGACGAGGCAGTAACAGATCACAAG GAGCAGCTAAAAACTACACTAAACCCTTTAGAGAAGAAACTTAAGATCCTTAAAGATTGTAAACTGAACTGGAGTCAGACTGCAGAATATATAAAG ATTCAGGCCCAACACACAGAACGTCAAATTAAGGAGGAGTTTGAGAAGCTTCACCAGTTCTTACGGGATGAAGAGGCATCTAGGATTGCTGCactgagagaggaagaggagcagaAGAGTCAGATAATGGAGGAAAAGGTTGAGAAGCTGAGCGGAGAGATATCATCTCTTTCAGACACAATCAGAGCCATAGAAGAGGAGATGagagctgaagatgtttctTTCTTACAA AAATACAAGTCCACAGTGAAAAG agccCAGTGCACACTACAGCATCCAGAGGAGCTTTCAGGAGCACTGATCCATGTGGCAAAACATCTGGCCAACCTGAAGTTCAGAGTCTGGAAGAAGATGCAGCACACTGTTCAATACA CACCTGTAACTCTGGACCCCAACACTGCTCATACGAAAGTCATTGTATCCAATGATCTGACCAGTGTGAGATTCAGTGATAAAAAACAGGAGCGTCCTGATAATCCAGAGAGATTTGATGGATTGCAATGTATCCTGGGCTCTGAAGGCTTTAACTCTGGGACACACTGCTGGGATGTTGAAGTTGAAGACTCTACACTGTGGTTAGTGGGTGTGATGACAGAATCTGCTCTGAGAAAAGGAGATATAACTTCCAGAAGTGGACTCTGGTATCTTAGGTATAATGATAGTGTATTTCGAGCACGTTCTACACCACAACCTTCCAATATCCTCTCAGTAGTGTGCAAACCCCAGAGGATCAGAGTGCACCTGGACTGGGACAGAGGAATGCTGTTATTCTTTGACCCtgtcactaacacacacttacacactttctCCCACAGATTTACTGAAAAAATCCTGCCAATTCTAGCTGTTGCTTGTAAAGACTTTTCTCTAAAAATCCTCACAATTCCGTGCTCTGTAAGAGTGGAGTGTTAG
- the LOC128524175 gene encoding zinc-binding protein A33-like yields the protein MASNFSEEDLSCPVCFDIFKDPVLLCCSHSICKLCLQQYWGTKRAKECPVCRKRSGRKEPPLNRALKNLCETFLQEISQRLTASKTLCSLHNEELKLFCLDDQQLVCLVCRDSKKHTNHKFCPIDEAVTDHKEELKIALQPLQEKLKIFKYHELNWSQTAEFIKIQAQHTEQQIKLEFGKLHQFLRDEEAARITALRKEEEQKSQMMKEKIEKLSRDISSLSDKIRAIEEEMRAEDVSFIQNYKATVKRAQCTLQHPEKFSGALIHVAKHLANLKFRVWEKMQHTVQYTPVTLDPNTVHSSLTLSDDLTSVRYNDVKHKLPDNPERFDEFPTVLGSEGFNSGTHCWDVEVGDSIWWFVGVMTELAQRTGKIFSKSGIWCVLYYNGEYEAHSTLHTKTRLSSKQTLQKIRVQLDWDKGELSFYDPLANTHIHTFIHRFNKKLLPFLATGYKDSPLKILPLQCSVAVKQMS from the exons atGGCATCTAATTTTTCAGAAGAGGATTTGTCCTGTCCTGTGTGCTTTGACATCTTTAAGGATCCTGTCCTTCTATGTTGTAGTCACAGTATCTGTAAACTGTGTTTGCAGCAGTACTGGGGAACCAAACGAGCCAAAGAATGTCCAGTTTGTAGGAAAAGATCAGGAAGGAAAGAGCCTCCCTTAAACCGGGCCTTAAAGAACCTGTGTGAGACTTTCTTACAGGAGATAAGTCAGAGATTAACAGCATCTAAAACACTCTGCAGTCTGCACAATGAGGAACTCAAACTCTTCTGTCTGGATGATCAACAGCTGGTGTGTTTGGTTTGTCGGGATTCAAAAAAACACACCAACCACAAATTCTGCCCCATAGACGAGGCTGTAACAGATCACAAG GAGGAGCTCAAAATTGCCCTGCAGCCCCTACAGGAGaaacttaaaatctttaaataccATGAATTGAACTGGAGTCAGACTGCAGAATTCATAAAG ATTCAAGCCCAACACACAGAGCAGCAGATTAAGTTGGAGTTTGGGAAGCTTCACCAGTTTCTACGAGATGAAGAAGCAGCCAGGATCACTGCACTGAGAAAGGAAGAGGAGCAGAAGAGTCAGATGATGAAGGAGAAGATTGAGAAGCTGAGCAGAGACATATCATCTCTTTCAGACAAAATTAGAGCCATAGAAGAGGAGATGAGAGCTGAAGACGTCTCATTCATACAA AACTACAAGGCTACAGTAAAAAG AGCCCAGTGTACACTGCAGCATCCAGAAAAGTTTTCAGGAGCACTGATCCATGTGGCAAAACATCTGGCCAACCTAAAGTTCAGAGTCTGGGAGAAGATGCAGCACACTGTCCAATAca CACCTGTAACTCTAGACCCCAACACTGTTCATTCTTCACTCACTTTATCTGATGATCTGACCAGCGTTAGATACAATGATGTGAAACACAAGCTTCCTGATAATCCAGAGAGATTTGATGAATTCCCAACTGTCCTGGGCTCTGAAGGCTTTAACTCTGGCACGCACTGCTGGGATGTTGAAGTTGGAGACTCTATATGGTGGTTTGTGGGTGTTATGACAGAATTGGCTCAGAGGACCGGAAAGATCTTCTCCAAAAGTGGAATCTGGTGTGTGTTGTATTATAATGGTGAATATGAAGCACATTCTACACTTCACACAAAGACTCGCCTTTCATCCAAACAGACACTCCAGAAGATCAGAGTGCAGCTGGACTGGGACAAAGGAGAGCTGTCATTCTATGATCCACttgctaacacacacatacacactttcatccACAGATTTAACAAGAAATTATTGCCATTTTTAGCTACTGGATATAAAGATTCTCCTCTGAAAATCCTCCCGCTTCAGTGCTCTGTAGCAGTGAAACAGATGAGTTAG
- the piga gene encoding phosphatidylinositol N-acetylglucosaminyltransferase subunit A, translated as MVQKRRGDARTPVPGPSDTRPSGSHTHSSSGIPLHTHSSSTSRCHGYLQSGKHSICMVSDFFYPNMGGVESHIYQLSQCLIEKGHKVVIVTHAYGNRRGVRYLTNGLKVYYLPLQVMYNQSTSTTCFHSLPLLRCVFVRERITVVHAHSSFSAMAHDALFHAKTMGLNTVFTDHSLFGFADLSSVLTNKLLTVSLCDTNHIVCVSYTSKENTVLRAALDPDIVSVIPNAVDPTDFTPDPIRRDDSKITIVVVSRLVYRKGIDLLGGIIPELCAKHPDLCFLIGGEGPKRLVLEEVREKYQLHDRVRLLGALDHKDVRDVLVQGHIFLNTSLTEAFCMAIVEGASCGLQVVSTRVGGIPEVLPDELVTLCEPTVSSLCDGLEKVIARQRAGKVPSPTAIHRQVQTLYTWRNVAERTEKVYDRACKQPVLPLPARLRRLRSHCGAVAGSIFSFVAVINFLFLLYLQWLCPNDLIDVAVDASGPDGHWGRDFGKKEPKDPNAAQHALRDKRRLKC; from the exons ATGGTCCAGAAAAGGAGAGGTGATGCCCGGACTCCTGTGCCCGGTCCATCTGACACACGGCCGTCTGGTTCTCACACACATTCCTCGAGTGGGATccctcttcacacacactcttccagCACTTCCAGATGTCATGGATATCTACAGAGCGGAAAGCACAGCATCTGCATGGTGTCTGACTTTTTTTACCCCAACATGGGTGGCGTGGAGAGCCACATCTACCAGCTCTCGCAGTGTCTCATAGAGAAGGGCCATAAGGTGGTGATAGTAACACACGCCTACGGCAACCGTCGTGGAGTACGGTATCTCACCAATGGACTGAAGGTGTATTACCTTCCACTGCAG GTGATGTATAACCAATCCACATCCACCACCTGCTTCCACAGCCTACCCCTgctcaggtgtgtgtttgtgcgtgagCGTATCACTGTGGTCCATGCACACAGCTCCTTCTCAGCCATGGCCCATGATGCTCTCTTCCATGCCAAGACAATGGGTCTCAACACCGTATTCACGGACCACTCGCTCTTCGGATTCGCTGACCTCAGCTCCGTGCTGACCAATAAACTGCTAACTGTGTCTTTGTGCGACACCAACCACATTGTTTGTGTGTCCTACACCAGCAAAGAGAATACTGTGCTGAGGGCTGCACTTGATCCCGACATCGTCTCTGTCATTCCTAATGCGGTCGACCCCACCGATTTCACACCTGATCCCATTCGCCGTGATGACAGCAAAATAACTATCGTCGTAGTAAGCCGATTGGTCTACAGGAAAG GAATTGACCTGCTAGGTGGAATCATTCCAGAGCTGTGTGCCAAACATCCAGATCTCTGCTTTCTGATTGGTGGAGAAGGTCCTAAACGTCTTGTTCTGGAAGAAGTTAGAGAAAAATATCAACTTCATGATAG GGTGCGTCTTCTGGGAGCTCTTGATCACAAAGACGTACGAGACGTGCTGGTGCAAGGCCATATCTTCCTGAACACATCACTAACTGAAGCCTTCTGCATGGCCATAGTCGAGGGAGCCAGCTGTGGATTGCAG GTGGTTAGCACACGTGTTGGAGGCATACCAGAGGTTCTCCCTGATGAGTTGGTGACATTGTGTGAGCCGACAGTTAGCTCCCTTTGTGATGGCTTGGAAAAGGTTATTGCCAGGCAACGTGCAGGCAAAGTGCCCTCTCCTACAGCAATCCACCGCCAGGTCCAAACTCTCTACACTTGGAGAAATGTTGCTGAACGCACAGAAAAG GTATATGACCGTGCTTGCAAGCAGCCTGTCCTGCCGTTACCTGCTCGACTGCGGAGGCTGCGCTCTCACTGTGGCGCTGTCGCTGGCTCTATATTCTCCTTTGTGGCTGTCATCAACTTCCTGTTCCTGCTATACCTGCAGTGGCTCTGCCCCAACGACCTCATTGATGTTGCAGTGGATGCATCTGGACCAGATGGTCATTGGGGGCGGGACTTTGGGAAGAAAGAACCTAAAGACCCGAACGCAGCACAGCATGCTCTTCGGGATAAAAGACGGTTGAAGTGTTAG
- the asb11 gene encoding ankyrin repeat and SOCS box protein 11, protein MAAAHAEMCVWIEPWQQIFQVYGGRVCNTLMEGSCADRTPLHDAALQGRLLPLKKLLLQGMHVGVTTLDGITPLHEACLGGHVACAELLLKHGADANAVSVDGVTPLFNACFSGNTDLLRRLLKHSSVYHPAHRRNSPIHIAAKQGHTACVDLLLSYGMDANMELDEVGTPLYCACESRSTECVQRLLILGADVQCGHGLDTPLHAAVRVGGAKEVALLLEHGADGKCRNSEGITPLDLATDNSIKQLLQTAGPRSLSQMSRLCIRRSLGQKRLNKTRVLELPHILHTYILYQ, encoded by the exons ATGGCTGCTGCTCATGCTGAGATGTGTGTTTGGATTGAGCCATGGCAGCAGATTTTTCAGGTCTATGGTGGACGGGTGTGTAACACACTCATGGAAG GTTCTTGTGCAGACAGGACCCCTCTCCATGATGCAGCTTTGCAGGGCCGGCTACTCCCACTTAAAAAGCTCCTATTGCAG GGTATGCATGTTGGTGTGACCACACTGGATGGCATCACTCCATTACATGAGGCCTGTCTAGGAGGCCATGTTGCCTGTGCTGAACTACTGCTGAAGCATGGAGCTGAT GCCAACGCTGTATCAGTTGATGGAGTCACACCTCTCTTCAATGCATGTTTCAGTGGGAACACGGACCTACTCAGACGCCTCCTAAAGCATAGCTCTGTCTATCACCCAGCTCACCGGCGTAATTCACCCATCCACATTGCCGCAAAGCAAG GTCACACAGCTTGTGTGGATTTGCTGCTGTCTTATGGGATGGATGCTAATATGGAGTTGGATGAAGTAGGCACACCACTTTACTGTGCGTGTGAAAGCAGGAGTACAGAGTGTGTGCAGAGGCTTCTAATCTTAG GTGCTGATGTGCAGTGTGGGCATGGCCTTGACACACCATTGCATGCTGCAGTCCGAGTGGGTGGAGCCAAAGAAGTGGCACTGTTGCTCGAACATGGTGCTGATGGGAAATGTAGGAATTCGGAAGGAATCACACCTCTGGATCTGGCTACAGATAACAGCATTAAGCAGCTACTACAAACAGCAG GTCCACGGTCTCTGTCACAGATGAGCCGGTTGTGCATTCGTCGTTCCTTGGGCCAAAAAAGATTGAACAAAACCAGAGTTCTCGAACTACCACACATTCTGCACACTTATATTCTGTATCaataa